Sequence from the Fibrobacter sp. UWH4 genome:
AGTCGGACCATCGCCCAACCTCGCCACCTCGTCGAGTGGCAACTTGCGGCAGCCAAACAGTAACCCCATCACCGCCACCAGCGAGCAACTTTTAATGAATTCGCGACGATCCATTCCCATAAGATACCTTCACGCCTCAACGGTGGCAAGCGGCACAATAAGTCGCCGCCGGTTTAAAACCACGCTCCTTGAAGGTTTCCCCTCGATGGCACTTGATGCACGACTGCATGTCGAACTGTTCGCCGCCATAACGGTTCTGCCGGTAGCCCGTTCCATGGCAATCCGAGCAAGCGACTCCCGCCGCCGCATGGACCCCGTGATGAAACACGACATGGTCTGGCAAATGGCGCCTGTGCGACCAGGGCTTTTCAGACCGATCCGCCTGCATTTCTTCTTCGGCGAGCTTATCGTTCATCGGGAGCCGATGACAATCCATACAATCCGCCATCGAAGGCATATACGCATTCGCCGAGGCCCGAGCCCCTGTATGGCAGGCGGAGCAGTCCAGGCCTATCGAATCGCCGTGAATGGCGTGGTCAAAGGGAATCGAGGACATTCCCCGTTCAGGAACCGCCGGTTCCCCCATCAGAAAATCGGCGAGGAACATCGAAAATACAACCACAAAAAGGACGACCGCCCAACGGAACGGCCCCCCATTCAAAAGCCCAGGCATTTTAATGCCCGAAAACCTCATATCACCAAGAACAGAAATCCCTTAAAAGCGACTAGAGCAGTCCCTTCTTGGCCGATCGCATCAAGTTCCTGATTTGCTTGTTGTTCAGCTTGGGCACCTCGGCATCCTTCTGGGCACGGGACTTCGGGGCACAGTCTTCGCAAAGGTGTTTCGTCACCGTGCCAAAACTGGCGGCGCCGTTGCTCACGGACGTTTCCCTGAAACGGTAGGAGCGAAGCAGGGCTTCCTTCTTGCACTTGTCGCAAATACCCATCTTGGGAGCGGCGGCCTCGTGCGAACGTTCCTTCTTGGGAGCGTCGCTCGTTTCTTCCCAGGCCTTGCTCTGGGCTGCAATCTTGCGTGCGAAATGATCGTCTGTCAAACTCATATTTACCCTTCCTTTTTTTATTTCAATTCTTTCTTTATAAAGTCGTATAGGAACAGCGAGAGGAACGTGTTGCATATCGATGTCGGCAAGCCGTCGTCCGTATACAGGCTACGCCCGAACTTTCCTCTTTCCAACTGTTTTTCCTTGAAATCCGCCACATAGGCGGCAAAATCCATAATCCGGACACGCTTGTCATCCTGGGAGGCAAGTCCCCGGAGCAAATCGTTCAGGGCGACCACCTGCGAAGGGGCCTGCGGAAACATGTCCTCGGGAATCGTCAAGAAATGGACCGTCGCAAGCGTCTTGCTCAAGATTTCGTGAGCAAGGGCCTGGTACAGGGTAAATACCCCATTATAATCAGTTCCGCCCCGTTTCAGTTCCTTGAGTCCGAGCCCCAAGATAATCCGTCCCGCCTTCTTGCCAATAATGTCGGCCGAGGCGCGGTCCAAGAGCTGGCGCAAGCTCTGGGGCGCAGGTGCGTTGATCGAAAACTGTACAGGTCTGTTGGCTTCCCGACAAAGAAGAATTTCGGCAAAGCGGTTGGCAGCCTCGCCCTGTTCTCCGAGAAGTTCGTCGCCGATAATCAGAATCCTGTTTTCCATTACATATATAATCTACACTCTTGAAGGGCGTTTGACCACCGAAAGTAACCAAAAATTCTCTTTTTTTTGCCTTTTTTTGACAATATGGCCATCGGCGACTAGGGCTCCAGGCACATTCTCGATAGGAGATCCATCATCCAGGTAAATGTCGAGAGAAGCCCCTTCCGGAAGCCCCGCCATCACGAGACGACTCCGCATCGCATTATTTGGACACACGACGCCACGCAGGTCCAAGTGTTCCGGAAACGTTCCTTTTAAAGCCTTCGGCAAAGGGGCAATCTTTGTTTTTTCGCAAAAATCGGCAATTTCGGGGGCAAACCTCGCAGGCGAGTCCAACCAATTTCCGAGAGGATATTCCGGCATATCTGTCGCAAGAACTCGCGCGAGAGCCTCTTCCGGAGCCACCGCGACCAGATTTTCGCGACGGAACCATTCCGCACAGGCATACGAAACCAGTTTCCGGAGAGCGGCATCGAACCCAGGATTTCCCTTTTGGGCCTCGATCCACTTTTCTAGGGGACTTTTATCCTTATCCATAGCCGTTACCCAAGTTTATTTGATAAATTTTTGTGAAAACTCGGTTAACAATGTAGCAAACTTTGTGTAGGGTTTCTATATTTGGCCGCAAGTTCCGAAAAGGGGCAAAAAGTTTTTAAATAGGTTATACGGTTTTATGGCAATCAGTACAATCCTACTCGACATTATGTTCGTCGTCTACGTCATCGCAGGCATCGGACTGGTCATTTACGGTTTCAGCTGTTACTATAGCATCTATCTCTTCCTGAAGAATAGCCGCACCACGCGACTTTCCGACAGGAAAAAGATTCTGCAGTTCTATCGAGAACATTCCATGGACGACCTTCCGCAGGTCACCACCCAGTTGCCGGTCTTTAACGAAGCGAACTGCGTCGAGCGCCTGCTCGAAGCCGTGTGCGCCATCGACTACCCCAAGGACAAGCACGAGATCCAGGTGCTGGACGACTCCACCGACGAATGCTACGAAGTCGCCAAGAAGAAAGTCGCCGAACTCGCCGCCAAGGGTTACGACATCAAGCTCATTCACCGTACCAACCGTTCCGAATTCAAGGCTGGCGCCCTTAAAGAAGCCATGAAAGTGGCCAAGGGCGAATTCCTCGCGATTTTCGACGCCGACTTCGTCCCCGAGAAGGACTTCCTCCTCAAGACGATCCCCTACCTGGTGATGGACGATCAGATTGGTCTGGTCCAG
This genomic interval carries:
- a CDS encoding cytochrome c3 family protein; its protein translation is MPGLLNGGPFRWAVVLFVVVFSMFLADFLMGEPAVPERGMSSIPFDHAIHGDSIGLDCSACHTGARASANAYMPSMADCMDCHRLPMNDKLAEEEMQADRSEKPWSHRRHLPDHVVFHHGVHAAAGVACSDCHGTGYRQNRYGGEQFDMQSCIKCHRGETFKERGFKPAATYCAACHR
- a CDS encoding sulfurtransferase TusA family protein; this encodes MDKDKSPLEKWIEAQKGNPGFDAALRKLVSYACAEWFRRENLVAVAPEEALARVLATDMPEYPLGNWLDSPARFAPEIADFCEKTKIAPLPKALKGTFPEHLDLRGVVCPNNAMRSRLVMAGLPEGASLDIYLDDGSPIENVPGALVADGHIVKKRQKKENFWLLSVVKRPSRV